The proteins below come from a single Triticum aestivum cultivar Chinese Spring chromosome 5D, IWGSC CS RefSeq v2.1, whole genome shotgun sequence genomic window:
- the LOC123125242 gene encoding uncharacterized protein, whose translation MDLYLNPNPADDTTLEFNQTELDRVYEDVRHYIVGVPMDPVAAGFILGSTRVHDVIALHSSVVTALPDEVRYANGVVAGVDKVGQINGDVTILYAKRMGSPLPPIGFADLSPNENECEKVVTLFPYKAGTAIFKGHIVLKDSTSMTSGVDAVVLQASVGTFAFSCPYAAAYSTKNMYELLETQALTVGAAVFNLQGRVVGVLSACGMTYDVKLANKTGYLSDLFLRLQNNQVDVNWLKGEDVRY comes from the exons ATGGACCTGTATCTGAATCCAAATCCTGCTGATGATACTACTTTG GAGTTCAACCAAACTGAGCTGGACCGTGTCTATGAGGATGTGCGCCATTACATAGTGGGAGTGCCTATGGATCCCGTTGCCGCAGGGTTTATTCTTGGTTCGACGAGGGTTCATGATGTCATTGCCCTTCACTCCTCTGTGGTCACTGCGTTGCCTGATGAGGTTCGGTATGCTAATGGTGTGGTAGCTGGTGTTGACAAGGTTGGACAAATTAATGGCGATGTTACAATTCTGTATGCAAAGCGCATGGGCAGTCCACTCCCACCAATTGGATTTGCAGATCTCTCTCCCAATGAAAATGAATGTGAAAAAGTGGTGACCTTGTTCCCATACAAGGCCGGAACCgcaattttcaagggacatatcgT GTTAAAAGATTCCACATCCATGACGTCTGGGGTCGATGCGGTGGTCTTGCAAGCATCCGTAGGCACGTTTGCCTTTAGCTGCCCTTACGCCGCCGCTTACTCCACAAAGAACATGTATGAACTACTTGAGACGCAGGCTCTAACTGTTGGTGCAGCTGTATTCAATCTACAGGGCAGGGTCGTAGGTGTGCTGAGTGCATGTGGTATGACTTATGATGTGAAATTGGCGAACAAGACAGGATACCTGAGTGATCTGTTTCTGAGACTCCAAAACAATCAAGTGGATGTGAACTGGCTGAAG GGGGAAGATGTACGCTATTAG